The following proteins are co-located in the Pyxicephalus adspersus chromosome Z, UCB_Pads_2.0, whole genome shotgun sequence genome:
- the LOC140344106 gene encoding pinopsin-like codes for MVLVLAMQNDSGIYNLSLGDTRSPPGLSRTAHTLVAVLLGFILVQGSLYNSLVLLIFVKFEAVRTPINMILLNISISDLLVCLFGTPFSFAASVSGGWLIGHQGCKWYGFCNSLFGIVSLVSLSMLSYERYLTVLKCQKVDASNYRKAWLCIIGSWLYSLLWTTPPLFGWSSYGLESSGTTCSVVWHSKSQNNVSYIVCLFLFCLVLPLLLMIFSYGHIVKVIRGMGRINLSTAQKREHHLLFMVLCMITCYLFCWMPYGLVSLITTFGKPGIISPTVGIVPSILAKSSTCVNPLIYIFMNKQFYRCFVTLLKCESEPHDSEATNNSRQSKELQIKDNGKSIQSRFHQPRKDTASSVTKHQKLTLVVNYIDYR; via the exons ATGGTGCTGGTTCTAGCAATGCAGAATGACAGTGGGATTTACAATCTCAGCCTAGGGGATACCAGGAGCCCCCCAGGACTGAGTAGAACAGCTCACACATTGGTAGCAGTGCTATTGGGATTCATCCTGGTGCAGGGATCTCTCTACAACTCTTTGGTGCTGTTGATCTTTGTCAAGTTTGAAGCAGTCAGAACCCCAATTAATATGATCCTGCTGAACATCAGTATCAGTGACCTGCTGGTGTGTCTGTTTGGTACTCCATTTAGCTTTGCTGCCAGTGTGTCTGGAGGGTGGCTCATTGGGCATCAGGGCTGCAAGTGGTATGGATTCTGCAACTCCCTCTTCG GTATCGTGTCCCTGGTTTCTCTGTCTATGTTATCCTACGAGCGATACCTAACAGTGCTGAAATGCCAAAAGGTTGATGCCTCCAACTACAGAAAGGCCTGGTTATGTATCATTGGATCTTGGCTCTACTCTCTGTTATGGACAACGCCACCTCTTTTTGGCTGGAGCAGCTATGGTCTGGAAAGTTCTGGAACTACGTGTTCAGTGGTATGGCACTCAAAATCACAAAACAATGTATCATATATTGTGTGCCTCTTCCTGTTCTGTCTGGTATTGCCTCTGCTCCTTATGATATTTAGCTATGGACATATTGTCAAAGTCATTCGAGGG ATGGGCCGGATTAACCTGAGCACAGCTCAGAAGAGGGAACACCACTTGCTGTTTATGGTGCTCTGCATGATTACTTGCTATCTCTTTTGCTGGATGCCCTATGGATTAGTGTCTTTGATTACAACTTTTGGAAAACCTGGAATCATCTCCCCAACAGTCGGCATCGTACCATCCATTTTGGCCAAGAGCAGTACCTGTGTCAATCctctaatttatatatttatgaataaacag TTTTACAGATGTTTTGTAACCCTTCTAAAATGTGAATCAGAACCACATGACAGCGAAGCCACTAATAATTCCCGGCAAAGCAAAGAGCTTCAGATTAAGGACAATGGGAAAAGCATTCAGAGCAGGTTTCACCAGCCAAGGAAGGACACAGCATCGTCTGTCACAAAGCACCAGAAATTGACTCTTGTAGTGAACTACATAGATTATAGgtga